The following proteins are encoded in a genomic region of Primulina huaijiensis isolate GDHJ02 chromosome 3, ASM1229523v2, whole genome shotgun sequence:
- the LOC140972882 gene encoding pre-mRNA-splicing factor ATP-dependent RNA helicase DEAH1-like isoform X2 yields the protein MYEIGLYDLSPYIYAAEMDDLRTWVSDKLISLLGYSQPTVVQYVITLSKKASSPSEIVNQLADLGLSSSSEISSFAKEIFARVERKTSGPNLYQQREVEAARLAQKQKTYKLLEADDDEEDMVPVASLPKKEDTRRKKFRKRSELHDDTDDEDVRKGIQDRKAQKRTSHDEDDDSESEEQRLRDQREREELEQHIKERDAAGTRKLTDQKLTKKGEEEAIRRSKALEDDGIGTLRKVSRQEYLKKREQKKLEELRDDIEDEQYLFEGVKLTEAEKRELRYKKEIYELVKNRTEESDDTNEYRIPDAYDMEGGVNQEKRFAVAMQRYRDPTAEEKMNPFAEQEAWEEHQIGKATLKFGSKNRKEKHEDFDFVFEDQIEFIQAAVMDGVNVEQDSIELVEASAAKSAFEKLQNDRKTLPIYPYREELLQAIRDHQVLVIVGETGSGKTTQIPQYLHEAGYSERGKIGCTQPRRVAAMSVAARVSQEMGVKLGHEVGYSIRFEDCTSEKTIVKYMTDGMLLREFLGEPDLESYSVVMVDEAHERTLSTDILFGLVKDIAQFRPDLKLLISSATLDAEKFSDYFDSAPIFKIPGRRFPVEIHYTKAPEADYLDAAVVTALQIHVTQPPGDGDILVFLTGQEEIEMAEEILKHRTRGLGTKIAELIICPIYANLPTELQAKIFEPTPEGARKVVLATNIAETSLTIDGIKYVIDPGFCKMKSYNPRTGMESLLVTPISKASANQRAGRSGRTGPGKCFRLYTAYNYYNDLDDNTIPEIQRTNLANVVLSLKSLGINDLLNFDFMDPPPSEALLKALELLYALSAVNKHGELTKAGRRMAEFPLDPMQSKMIVASDKYQCSDEIISIAAMLSIGNSIFYRPKDKQVHADNARLNFHMGNVGDHIALLKVYSSWKETNYSTQWCYENYIQVRSMKRARDIRDQLEGLLERVEIELTPNPNDLDSIKKAITSGFFPHSARLQKNGSYRTVKHPQTVQIHPSSGLAQVQPRWVIYHELVLTTKEYMRQVTELKPEWLVEIAPHYYQLKDVEDVGSKKMPRGEGLASTNG from the exons ATGTATGAAATTGGTCTATATGATCTTTCTCCTTATATTTATGCAGCGGAAATGGATGATTTGAGGACATGGGTGTCCGACAAATTGATTTCTCTTTTGGGGTATTCGCAGCCCACTGTTGTTCAGTATGTGATAACACTGT CTAAGAAAGCTTCATCGCCCTCTGAGATAGTAAATCAACTGGCAGATTTGGGATTGTCGTCCTCTTCAGAGATATCCTCGTTTGCTAAAGAAATTTTCGCCAGAGTTGAGCGGAAGACTTCAGGACCAAAT CTATATCAACAAAGAGAAGTGGAGGCTGCAAGGCTTGCACAGAAACAAAAGACCTATAAACTGTTGGAGGCTGATGATGATGAGGAGGATATGGTCCCTGTGGCTTCCCTTCCCAAAAAAGAGGATACAAGAAGAAAAAAGTTCAGAAAAAGGAGTGAGCTTCACGACGATACAGATGATGAG GATGTCAGAAAAGGGATCCAAGATAGAAAAGCACAAAAACGAACTTCCcatgatgaagatgatgattCTGAG TCAGAAGAGCAAAGACTGCGCGATCAAAGGGAAAGGGAGGAGCTGGAGCAGCATATCAAGGAACGCGACGCAGCAGGGACTAGGAAG TTGACTGATCAAAAGCTTACGAAGAAAGGGGAAG AAGAGGCAATTCGGAGATCTAAGGCATTGGAGGATGATGGCATTGGGACATTGAG GAAAGTGTCCAGACAAGAGTATTTGAAAAAACGAgagcaaaaaaaattagaggAACTCAG AGATGATATTGAGGACGAACAATATTTATTTGAGGGAGTCAAGCTGACTGAGGCCGAAAAACGTGAGCTAAG GTATAAGAAAGAGATATATGAGCTTGTTAAAAATCGGACAGAAGAATCTGATGACACGAATGAG TATAGAATCCCTGATGCATATGACATGGAAGGTGGTGTAAATCAAGAGAAGAGGTTTGCTGTGGCCATGCAGCGATATAG GGATCCTACTGCGGAGGAGAAGATGAACCCCTTTGCTGAGCAAGAAGCGTGGGAGGAGCATCAGATTG GGAAAGCAACTCTTAAATTTGGATCTAAGAATAGGAAGGAAAAGCACGAGGATTTTGA TTTTGTCTTTGAAGACCAAATAGAGTTCATACAAGCAGCAGTTATGGATGGTGTGAAT gttgaacaagaCTCCATTGAGTTGGTCGAAGCATCTGCTGCCAAATCTGCTTTTGAAAAACTTCAG AATGACAGAAAAACTCTGCCAATTTATCCCTATAGGGAAGAGTTGCTCCAGGCTATTCGTGATCACCAG GTTCTTGTCATTGTTGGAGAAACTGGTTCAGGAAAGACTACGCAGATACCTCAATACCTACACGAGGCAGGATATAGCGAGCGTGGAAAA ATTGGATGTACCCAGCCACGCCGTGTCGCGGCAATGAGTGTTGCTGCTCGTGTTTCTCAAGAAATGGGAGTAAAACTTGGGCATGAG GTTGGTTATTCTATTCGTTTTGAAGACTGTACTTCTGAAAAGACAATTGTTAAATACATGACGGATGGGATGCTATTACGTGAATTTCTTGGAGAGCCTGACCTTGAAAGTTACAG TGTGGTGATGGTTGATGAAGCCCATGAAAGAACACTTTCGACGGACATCCTTTTTGGCTTAGTTAAG GACATTGCCCAGTTTCGCCCTGACCTCAAATTGCTCATTTCAAGTGCCACTCTTGATGCTGAAAAGTTCAGTGATTATTTTGACTCTGCGCCAATTTTTAAGATACCTGGAAGAAGATTTCCTGTTGAAATACACTATACTAAGGCACCTGAAGCTGATTACTTGGATGCTGCAGTAGTCACTGCTCTTCAAATCCATGTGACACAACCACCAGGAGATGGTGATATACTAGTTTTCCTTACCGGGCAGGAGGAGATTGAAATGGCCGAAGAGATTCTTAAGCATAGGACTAGAGGATTGGGAACAAAAATAGCGGAGCTCATCATATGCCCAATTTACGCAAACTTGCCAACAGAGCTACAAGCTAAGATATTTGAACCCACTCCTGAAGGGGCACGAAAAGTTGTCCTAGCCACGAACATAGCTGAAACATCATTGACGATAGATGGGATCAAGTATGTAATTGATCCGGGATTTTGCAAGATGAAGTCGTATAACCCCCGGACTGGAATGGAATCACTCCTGGTCACTCCTATATCAAAAGCATCAGCTAATCAGCGAGCAGGTCGATCAGGAAGGACAGGCCCAGGAAAATGCTTTCGATTGTATACtgcttataattattataacgATTTGGACGATAATACCATCCCCGAAATACAAAGGACCAACTTAGCCAACGTGGTCCTTAGTCTAAAGAGCCTTGGCATCAATGATCTGCTGAATTTTGACTTCATGGATCCTCCTCCATCTGAAGCCTTATTGAAGGCGTTGGAGTTGCTTTACGCTTTAAGTGCAGTTAACAAGCATGGCGAGTTGACAAAAGCGGGTAGAAGGATGGCCGAGTTCCCCCTAGATCCTATGCAGTCAAAGATGATTGTTGCTTCCGATAAATACCAGTGTTCTGATGAAATCATCTCTATTGCTGCTATGCTATCCATTGGAAATTCTATCTTTTATCGTCCCAAGGATAAGCAAGTTCATGCAGACAACGCTCGCTTGAATTTTCACATGGGAAATGTCGGAGATCATATAGCCTTGCTCAAG GTGTATAGTTCGTGGAAGGAAACCAATTATTCAACTCAATGGTGCtatgaaaattatattcaa GTCAGGAGCATGAAGAGAGCTAGAGATATACGGGATCAACTGGAGGGGCTGCTTGAAAGGGTTGAGATTGAGTTGACCCCAAATCCCAATGATTTAGATTCTATAAAGAAAGCCATAACTTCCGGATTCTTCCCCCACTCAGCGAGGCTACAGAAGAATGGATCCTATAGAACTGTGAAACATCCGCAGACTGTTCAAATTCACCCTAGCTCAGGTTTAGCTCAG GTGCAACCAAGATGGGTCATCTACCATGAACTAGTTTTGACAACAAAGGAGTATATGCGACAG GTGACTGAACTAAAACCAGAGTGGCTCGTTGAAATAGCTCCTcattattatcagttgaaggatGTTGAAGATG TGGGGTCAAAGAAAATGCCTCGTGGTGAGGGCCTAGCATCGACAAATGGTTGA
- the LOC140972882 gene encoding pre-mRNA-splicing factor ATP-dependent RNA helicase DEAH1-like isoform X1, translating into MDVRKGIQDRKAQKRTSHDEDDDSESEEQRLRDQREREELEQHIKERDAAGTRKLTDQKLTKKGEEEAIRRSKALEDDGIGTLRKVSRQEYLKKREQKKLEELRDDIEDEQYLFEGVKLTEAEKRELRYKKEIYELVKNRTEESDDTNEYRIPDAYDMEGGVNQEKRFAVAMQRYRDPTAEEKMNPFAEQEAWEEHQIGKATLKFGSKNRKEKHEDFDFVFEDQIEFIQAAVMDGVNVEQDSIELVEASAAKSAFEKLQNDRKTLPIYPYREELLQAIRDHQVLVIVGETGSGKTTQIPQYLHEAGYSERGKIGCTQPRRVAAMSVAARVSQEMGVKLGHEVGYSIRFEDCTSEKTIVKYMTDGMLLREFLGEPDLESYSVVMVDEAHERTLSTDILFGLVKDIAQFRPDLKLLISSATLDAEKFSDYFDSAPIFKIPGRRFPVEIHYTKAPEADYLDAAVVTALQIHVTQPPGDGDILVFLTGQEEIEMAEEILKHRTRGLGTKIAELIICPIYANLPTELQAKIFEPTPEGARKVVLATNIAETSLTIDGIKYVIDPGFCKMKSYNPRTGMESLLVTPISKASANQRAGRSGRTGPGKCFRLYTAYNYYNDLDDNTIPEIQRTNLANVVLSLKSLGINDLLNFDFMDPPPSEALLKALELLYALSAVNKHGELTKAGRRMAEFPLDPMQSKMIVASDKYQCSDEIISIAAMLSIGNSIFYRPKDKQVHADNARLNFHMGNVGDHIALLKVYSSWKETNYSTQWCYENYIQVRSMKRARDIRDQLEGLLERVEIELTPNPNDLDSIKKAITSGFFPHSARLQKNGSYRTVKHPQTVQIHPSSGLAQVQPRWVIYHELVLTTKEYMRQVTELKPEWLVEIAPHYYQLKDVEDVGSKKMPRGEGLASTNG; encoded by the exons ATG GATGTCAGAAAAGGGATCCAAGATAGAAAAGCACAAAAACGAACTTCCcatgatgaagatgatgattCTGAG TCAGAAGAGCAAAGACTGCGCGATCAAAGGGAAAGGGAGGAGCTGGAGCAGCATATCAAGGAACGCGACGCAGCAGGGACTAGGAAG TTGACTGATCAAAAGCTTACGAAGAAAGGGGAAG AAGAGGCAATTCGGAGATCTAAGGCATTGGAGGATGATGGCATTGGGACATTGAG GAAAGTGTCCAGACAAGAGTATTTGAAAAAACGAgagcaaaaaaaattagaggAACTCAG AGATGATATTGAGGACGAACAATATTTATTTGAGGGAGTCAAGCTGACTGAGGCCGAAAAACGTGAGCTAAG GTATAAGAAAGAGATATATGAGCTTGTTAAAAATCGGACAGAAGAATCTGATGACACGAATGAG TATAGAATCCCTGATGCATATGACATGGAAGGTGGTGTAAATCAAGAGAAGAGGTTTGCTGTGGCCATGCAGCGATATAG GGATCCTACTGCGGAGGAGAAGATGAACCCCTTTGCTGAGCAAGAAGCGTGGGAGGAGCATCAGATTG GGAAAGCAACTCTTAAATTTGGATCTAAGAATAGGAAGGAAAAGCACGAGGATTTTGA TTTTGTCTTTGAAGACCAAATAGAGTTCATACAAGCAGCAGTTATGGATGGTGTGAAT gttgaacaagaCTCCATTGAGTTGGTCGAAGCATCTGCTGCCAAATCTGCTTTTGAAAAACTTCAG AATGACAGAAAAACTCTGCCAATTTATCCCTATAGGGAAGAGTTGCTCCAGGCTATTCGTGATCACCAG GTTCTTGTCATTGTTGGAGAAACTGGTTCAGGAAAGACTACGCAGATACCTCAATACCTACACGAGGCAGGATATAGCGAGCGTGGAAAA ATTGGATGTACCCAGCCACGCCGTGTCGCGGCAATGAGTGTTGCTGCTCGTGTTTCTCAAGAAATGGGAGTAAAACTTGGGCATGAG GTTGGTTATTCTATTCGTTTTGAAGACTGTACTTCTGAAAAGACAATTGTTAAATACATGACGGATGGGATGCTATTACGTGAATTTCTTGGAGAGCCTGACCTTGAAAGTTACAG TGTGGTGATGGTTGATGAAGCCCATGAAAGAACACTTTCGACGGACATCCTTTTTGGCTTAGTTAAG GACATTGCCCAGTTTCGCCCTGACCTCAAATTGCTCATTTCAAGTGCCACTCTTGATGCTGAAAAGTTCAGTGATTATTTTGACTCTGCGCCAATTTTTAAGATACCTGGAAGAAGATTTCCTGTTGAAATACACTATACTAAGGCACCTGAAGCTGATTACTTGGATGCTGCAGTAGTCACTGCTCTTCAAATCCATGTGACACAACCACCAGGAGATGGTGATATACTAGTTTTCCTTACCGGGCAGGAGGAGATTGAAATGGCCGAAGAGATTCTTAAGCATAGGACTAGAGGATTGGGAACAAAAATAGCGGAGCTCATCATATGCCCAATTTACGCAAACTTGCCAACAGAGCTACAAGCTAAGATATTTGAACCCACTCCTGAAGGGGCACGAAAAGTTGTCCTAGCCACGAACATAGCTGAAACATCATTGACGATAGATGGGATCAAGTATGTAATTGATCCGGGATTTTGCAAGATGAAGTCGTATAACCCCCGGACTGGAATGGAATCACTCCTGGTCACTCCTATATCAAAAGCATCAGCTAATCAGCGAGCAGGTCGATCAGGAAGGACAGGCCCAGGAAAATGCTTTCGATTGTATACtgcttataattattataacgATTTGGACGATAATACCATCCCCGAAATACAAAGGACCAACTTAGCCAACGTGGTCCTTAGTCTAAAGAGCCTTGGCATCAATGATCTGCTGAATTTTGACTTCATGGATCCTCCTCCATCTGAAGCCTTATTGAAGGCGTTGGAGTTGCTTTACGCTTTAAGTGCAGTTAACAAGCATGGCGAGTTGACAAAAGCGGGTAGAAGGATGGCCGAGTTCCCCCTAGATCCTATGCAGTCAAAGATGATTGTTGCTTCCGATAAATACCAGTGTTCTGATGAAATCATCTCTATTGCTGCTATGCTATCCATTGGAAATTCTATCTTTTATCGTCCCAAGGATAAGCAAGTTCATGCAGACAACGCTCGCTTGAATTTTCACATGGGAAATGTCGGAGATCATATAGCCTTGCTCAAG GTGTATAGTTCGTGGAAGGAAACCAATTATTCAACTCAATGGTGCtatgaaaattatattcaa GTCAGGAGCATGAAGAGAGCTAGAGATATACGGGATCAACTGGAGGGGCTGCTTGAAAGGGTTGAGATTGAGTTGACCCCAAATCCCAATGATTTAGATTCTATAAAGAAAGCCATAACTTCCGGATTCTTCCCCCACTCAGCGAGGCTACAGAAGAATGGATCCTATAGAACTGTGAAACATCCGCAGACTGTTCAAATTCACCCTAGCTCAGGTTTAGCTCAG GTGCAACCAAGATGGGTCATCTACCATGAACTAGTTTTGACAACAAAGGAGTATATGCGACAG GTGACTGAACTAAAACCAGAGTGGCTCGTTGAAATAGCTCCTcattattatcagttgaaggatGTTGAAGATG TGGGGTCAAAGAAAATGCCTCGTGGTGAGGGCCTAGCATCGACAAATGGTTGA